A part of Bacillus thuringiensis genomic DNA contains:
- a CDS encoding amino acid adenylation domain-containing protein → MPNSQKVRYSLSSAQTGMWFAQQLDPLNPIYNTGEYVEISGNINKEIFELAVRKVVTEAEALHVRFEEDEMGPWQVMEELQCHMHFIDARKEENPEEAAKVWMKNDLSMPVDLKTDTLFTEALIQVENNRFFWYQRIHHIVMDGYGFSLLSQKVAKEYTSLIEETNKNEKSFGSISKIVQEDIEYQESKQIQEDRTFWLEKFADEPEVVSLAERAPRTSNGFLRETAYLSRSSTKTLLEDINVSLTSWPEFIVAVTSIYMHKLTGANDIVLGLPMMGRIGSASIYTPSMVMNLVPLRLTVTPNITLAELLQQVSKEIRDVRRHHKYRHEELRRDLKLLGENQRLFGPLVNVMPFDYGLNFAGNRGITHNLSAGPVDDLSINVYKRFDENELMIHFDANPEVYSDSELALHKERFMNVLELVINDYERDTSIGNINITLPEENHKVLLEWNETKEAEELISLPILFEKQVQKNPNKIAITCNGVDLTYKELNERANELANYLAEEGIGPNQFVALVFPRSIEMVVSMLAVLKAGAAYLPIDPEYPAERINYIVNDARPVCIITHSSVTSTLVIENDIKKIELDREETELALKAYSHMNLPFRNEESLLKPAYTIYTSGSTGNPKGVIVPMKALSNFLLSMDDMFSLHENDHLLAVTTFAFDISALEIYLPLISGASITIVQKEVIQEPSALTAMIQEERVTIMQATPTLWQALVTEYPERLQGLNVLVGGEALPAHLANTLKELGCSITNLYGPTETTIWSTVMNIDENEIGIPPIGKPIWSTDVYVLDAGLQPVPPGVIGELYIAGEGLANGYLGKPELTAERFVADPHGKPGKRMYRTGDLVKWRNDGVLEYMSRADHQIKIRGFRIELAEIEMVLQRHEYIQQAVVMVREDRPNDKRIIAYIVAEGYEGINLSEIRTYVSESLANYMVPSAFVVLEELPLTPNGKVDRKKLPAPDFNETNKERVARNPKEEILCDLFAEVLGVSRISIDDNFFEMGGHSLLASRLMSRIRETLSVELGIGKLFESPTVAELVKQLDQAKTARPAIKKVSRPNEVPLSFAQRRLWFLNCLEGPSPTYNIPLVIRISGKLNEEALQGAFYDVVEKHETLRTIFPNVLGSSYQKILDMENLNLEMIITRTCKDELESVLVEAVRYSFKLDVEPAVRLQLFTVNENEHVLLILLHHIVGDGWSLQPLTRDFTAAYKARCQGNRVQLETLPVQYADYALWQQQLLGDETTRESLISTQLDFWKQELKGLPDQLELPTDYQRPIETSYRGETVHFQIDASMHSRLVELARKNGVSLFMVLQAGLSALFTRLGAGTDIPIGSPIAGRNDDALSDIIGLFVNTLVLRTNTSGDPSFKELLNRVKQVNLAAYENQDVPFERLVEVLNPVRTRNSHPLFQVMLAFQNTPEATFDAPNIESILEIQSVGSAKFDLTFEISESNGVDGTPNGLHGLLEFSTDLYKRETIQKLIERYMLLLDDAAENPNQSIGRLEILTVAEKNTVLEKWNGGFQIVPEMTLSQLFEKQAYINPNSIAVVFEDEKLTYEELNKKANKIARLLIAKGVGPDQLVALAMPRSLNMVVSLLAVLKAGAGYLPLDPDYPADRISFMLHDAKPSCVLTNSEVEIECDVALKVLVDDVKVIAEVEKYSEENIDEVERIKPLSPSHIAYVIYTSGSTGRPKGVMIPHQNVVRLLGATDHWFQFDGNDVWTMFHSYAFDFSVWEIWGPLLYGGRLVVVPHTISRSPKEFLQLLVKEKVTVLNQTPSAFYQLMQADRENEEIGQKLSLRYVVFGGEALELSRLEDWYNRHPHNAPKLINMYGITETTVHVSYIELDETIVSLRANSLIGCSIPDLKVYVLDNYLQPVPPGVVGEMYVAGAGLARGYLGRAGLTAERFIADPFGKPGTRMYRTGDLARWRKDGTLDYIGRADHQIKIRGFRIELGEIEAVIMKHSKVEQVAVIVREDQPGDKRLVSYIVASNNEAIDTNEMRQFTSGSLPDYMVPYAFVVVNELPLTPNGKLDRKALPAPEFIASSSSRGPRTPQEEMLCDLFTEVLSVTQIGIDDGFFDLGGHSLLAVQLMSRIKEALGVELNIGTLFAAPTVAGLAERLEMGNGQSALDVLLPLRASGEQLPLFCVHPAGGLSWCYAGLMKSLGTDYPIYGVQARGIAKNEELPKSLEEMAADYLKHVREVQPHGPYRLLGWSLGGNVVHAMAAQLQNEGEEVELLVMLDSYPGHFLPNTEAPTEEEALIALLALGGYDPDNMDGKPLTMESAVEILRKDGSALASLEEETILNLKETYVNSVGLLGKYVPKVYNGDILFFRSTVIPDWFDPISPNTWLNYLDGQIVQHDIDCRHKDLCQPGPLTEIGQVLAKFLQNKKGVSTV, encoded by the coding sequence ATGCCTAATAGTCAAAAGGTTCGTTATTCGTTATCATCTGCGCAGACTGGTATGTGGTTTGCACAGCAATTAGACCCGCTTAATCCGATTTATAATACTGGGGAGTATGTTGAAATAAGCGGAAATATTAATAAAGAAATTTTTGAATTAGCAGTACGTAAAGTTGTAACAGAAGCAGAAGCACTACACGTTCGTTTCGAAGAGGATGAAATGGGCCCATGGCAAGTTATGGAAGAATTACAGTGTCATATGCATTTTATTGACGCTCGTAAAGAAGAAAATCCTGAAGAAGCTGCTAAAGTATGGATGAAAAATGATTTATCTATGCCAGTCGATTTGAAAACAGATACATTATTTACTGAAGCACTTATTCAAGTTGAAAATAATCGTTTCTTTTGGTATCAGCGCATCCATCACATTGTGATGGATGGCTATGGATTTTCACTTCTTAGCCAAAAGGTAGCGAAAGAGTATACATCACTTATAGAGGAAACAAACAAGAATGAAAAGTCTTTTGGTTCTATTTCAAAAATTGTACAAGAAGATATTGAGTATCAGGAGTCTAAACAAATTCAGGAAGATCGTACTTTTTGGTTAGAGAAATTTGCTGATGAACCAGAAGTTGTAAGTTTGGCAGAACGAGCGCCGAGAACATCAAATGGATTTTTACGAGAAACCGCGTATTTATCCAGATCTAGCACGAAAACATTACTAGAAGATATTAATGTTTCGTTAACAAGTTGGCCAGAATTTATTGTCGCTGTAACAAGTATTTATATGCATAAATTAACAGGTGCAAATGATATTGTTTTAGGTTTACCGATGATGGGGCGTATCGGTTCTGCATCTATTTATACACCGAGTATGGTAATGAATTTAGTACCACTTCGTCTCACTGTAACTCCAAATATAACTCTTGCGGAATTATTACAGCAAGTTTCTAAAGAAATCCGAGACGTACGTCGTCATCATAAATATCGTCATGAGGAATTAAGAAGAGACTTAAAGTTACTAGGTGAAAATCAAAGGTTATTCGGGCCATTAGTGAATGTTATGCCTTTTGATTATGGGCTTAACTTTGCTGGTAATCGTGGTATTACACATAATTTATCAGCAGGACCTGTTGATGATTTATCGATAAATGTTTATAAACGTTTCGATGAAAATGAGTTAATGATTCATTTTGATGCGAACCCGGAGGTATATAGTGATTCGGAACTAGCATTGCATAAAGAGAGATTTATGAATGTATTAGAATTAGTGATAAATGATTATGAAAGAGATACGTCGATTGGAAATATAAACATTACTCTTCCTGAAGAAAATCATAAAGTTTTATTGGAATGGAATGAAACTAAGGAAGCTGAAGAGTTAATCTCTCTACCTATATTATTTGAAAAACAAGTACAAAAAAATCCAAATAAAATAGCGATTACATGTAACGGAGTAGACCTTACGTATAAAGAGCTAAATGAAAGGGCAAATGAACTAGCGAACTATTTAGCAGAAGAAGGTATAGGGCCAAATCAGTTTGTAGCTTTAGTATTTCCAAGATCAATAGAAATGGTAGTTAGTATGCTAGCAGTCTTAAAGGCTGGTGCAGCGTATTTACCAATAGATCCAGAATATCCAGCCGAGCGAATAAATTATATAGTAAATGATGCAAGGCCAGTTTGTATTATAACGCATTCATCGGTCACATCAACTTTAGTTATAGAAAATGATATAAAAAAAATCGAATTAGATCGAGAAGAAACAGAACTAGCATTAAAAGCATATTCTCATATGAATCTACCATTTAGAAATGAAGAATCACTTTTAAAGCCTGCGTATACAATTTACACTTCAGGCTCAACTGGAAATCCAAAAGGTGTAATTGTTCCTATGAAAGCTTTAAGTAACTTTTTATTGTCCATGGATGATATGTTTTCATTACATGAAAATGATCATTTATTAGCAGTTACAACATTTGCGTTTGATATTTCTGCTCTAGAGATTTATTTACCTCTTATTAGTGGTGCAAGTATAACAATTGTACAAAAGGAGGTAATTCAAGAACCTTCTGCGTTAACGGCAATGATACAAGAAGAAAGAGTAACAATTATGCAAGCTACACCTACGTTATGGCAGGCGTTAGTAACTGAATATCCAGAGAGGCTACAAGGGCTAAATGTGCTCGTAGGTGGTGAAGCGCTTCCGGCCCATTTAGCAAATACATTAAAAGAATTAGGTTGCTCTATTACAAACTTATATGGACCAACTGAAACGACTATTTGGTCTACTGTCATGAACATTGATGAAAATGAAATTGGTATACCTCCTATTGGAAAGCCAATTTGGAGTACAGACGTGTATGTATTAGATGCAGGTTTACAACCAGTTCCACCTGGAGTAATTGGGGAATTATATATTGCGGGGGAAGGGCTTGCGAACGGATATTTAGGAAAACCAGAGTTAACGGCTGAACGGTTTGTTGCAGATCCTCATGGAAAACCAGGGAAGCGTATGTACCGCACAGGTGATCTGGTGAAATGGCGTAACGATGGTGTGTTAGAGTACATGAGCCGCGCAGATCATCAAATTAAAATTCGTGGTTTCCGAATTGAATTAGCTGAAATTGAAATGGTATTACAACGACATGAGTATATTCAACAAGCGGTAGTAATGGTACGAGAAGATCGCCCAAATGATAAACGAATCATTGCGTATATCGTTGCCGAAGGGTATGAAGGGATTAACCTTTCAGAAATTCGTACTTATGTTTCAGAAAGTTTAGCGAATTATATGGTGCCATCGGCATTTGTTGTGCTAGAAGAATTACCATTAACGCCAAATGGTAAGGTTGATAGAAAGAAATTACCTGCTCCTGATTTTAATGAAACGAACAAGGAGAGAGTTGCTAGAAATCCGAAAGAAGAAATATTATGTGATTTATTTGCAGAAGTACTTGGTGTTTCTCGCATTAGCATTGATGATAATTTCTTTGAAATGGGTGGCCATTCGCTTCTTGCATCTCGTCTAATGTCAAGAATTCGTGAAACGTTAAGTGTTGAATTAGGAATAGGAAAACTATTTGAATCGCCAACTGTTGCTGAACTTGTGAAACAATTGGATCAAGCAAAAACTGCAAGACCAGCTATTAAGAAAGTAAGTAGACCAAATGAAGTTCCACTTTCATTTGCACAGCGCAGGTTATGGTTCTTAAATTGTTTAGAAGGTCCAAGTCCTACTTATAATATTCCATTAGTTATTCGTATTTCTGGAAAGTTGAACGAGGAAGCATTGCAAGGTGCCTTTTACGATGTAGTTGAGAAACATGAAACGCTTAGAACGATTTTCCCTAACGTATTAGGGAGTTCCTATCAGAAAATTTTAGATATGGAAAATTTAAATTTAGAAATGATTATAACAAGAACGTGTAAAGATGAATTAGAAAGTGTGCTTGTAGAGGCGGTAAGATATAGTTTTAAACTTGATGTTGAACCAGCAGTTCGTCTGCAACTATTTACAGTGAATGAAAACGAACATGTATTACTAATTTTATTGCACCATATTGTAGGGGATGGCTGGTCATTACAACCGTTAACGAGAGATTTTACAGCGGCATATAAAGCACGATGTCAAGGTAACAGAGTTCAGCTAGAGACACTTCCAGTTCAATACGCAGATTATGCACTTTGGCAACAACAATTGTTAGGTGATGAAACTACACGAGAGAGTCTTATTTCAACACAATTAGATTTTTGGAAACAAGAGCTAAAGGGTTTACCAGATCAATTGGAGTTACCTACAGATTATCAGCGTCCAATTGAAACGAGTTACCGCGGAGAAACAGTTCATTTTCAAATAGATGCAAGTATGCATAGTAGGTTAGTAGAGCTTGCACGGAAAAACGGAGTTAGTTTGTTTATGGTGTTGCAAGCAGGGCTTAGTGCGCTATTTACAAGATTAGGTGCAGGTACTGATATACCAATCGGAAGTCCAATTGCTGGAAGAAACGATGATGCCCTCTCTGACATAATCGGTTTATTTGTAAATACATTAGTGTTACGTACAAATACATCAGGAGATCCAAGTTTTAAAGAATTATTGAATAGAGTGAAGCAAGTAAATCTTGCAGCTTATGAAAATCAAGATGTTCCATTCGAACGACTTGTTGAAGTGTTAAACCCAGTACGTACTCGAAATAGTCATCCGCTGTTTCAAGTTATGTTAGCTTTCCAAAATACACCAGAAGCAACCTTTGATGCTCCAAATATAGAATCAATCCTTGAAATCCAAAGCGTCGGATCTGCGAAATTTGATCTAACATTTGAAATTAGCGAGAGTAACGGAGTTGATGGTACGCCAAATGGATTACACGGGTTACTAGAGTTTAGTACTGATTTATATAAACGTGAAACGATTCAAAAATTAATAGAAAGATACATGCTGTTATTAGACGATGCAGCAGAAAATCCGAATCAATCAATTGGAAGATTAGAAATATTAACTGTAGCAGAGAAAAATACAGTGTTAGAAAAGTGGAATGGTGGTTTTCAAATTGTACCAGAAATGACCTTATCACAATTATTTGAAAAACAGGCTTATATAAATCCAAATTCTATTGCTGTAGTCTTTGAAGATGAAAAATTAACTTATGAGGAATTGAATAAAAAAGCGAATAAAATAGCTCGATTGCTAATAGCAAAAGGAGTCGGTCCTGATCAACTCGTTGCATTAGCAATGCCAAGATCATTAAACATGGTTGTAAGCTTATTAGCTGTTCTTAAAGCTGGTGCTGGATACCTTCCGTTAGATCCAGATTACCCAGCAGACCGCATTTCATTTATGCTACACGATGCGAAACCATCATGTGTTTTAACGAATTCAGAAGTGGAAATTGAATGTGATGTGGCACTAAAAGTTTTAGTTGATGATGTGAAAGTGATAGCAGAAGTTGAGAAATATAGTGAAGAAAATATTGATGAAGTGGAACGAATTAAGCCATTATCTCCATCACATATTGCTTACGTTATTTATACGTCAGGCTCAACGGGTAGACCGAAAGGTGTTATGATACCTCATCAAAATGTAGTAAGACTTTTAGGAGCAACTGATCATTGGTTCCAGTTTGACGGAAACGATGTTTGGACGATGTTCCATTCATACGCTTTTGATTTCTCGGTTTGGGAAATTTGGGGACCTTTATTATACGGAGGGCGTTTAGTTGTAGTGCCACATACTATAAGTCGCTCACCGAAAGAATTTTTACAGCTTCTTGTTAAAGAAAAGGTTACGGTTTTAAACCAAACTCCATCAGCGTTCTATCAATTGATGCAAGCAGATCGTGAAAATGAAGAGATTGGCCAAAAATTATCTTTACGATATGTTGTTTTTGGAGGAGAAGCACTTGAGCTAAGTCGCTTAGAAGATTGGTATAATCGACATCCTCATAACGCACCAAAGCTTATTAATATGTACGGTATTACGGAGACGACAGTACATGTTAGTTATATTGAATTAGATGAAACTATCGTCTCTTTACGAGCAAATAGTTTAATTGGGTGCAGTATACCTGACCTTAAAGTGTATGTGTTAGACAACTATTTACAACCAGTGCCACCTGGAGTAGTTGGAGAAATGTATGTTGCAGGTGCAGGGCTTGCGCGTGGATATTTAGGAAGAGCAGGATTAACGGCTGAACGCTTTATCGCAGATCCATTTGGAAAGCCAGGTACAAGAATGTATCGTACAGGAGACTTAGCTCGCTGGCGTAAAGATGGGACGCTAGATTATATAGGACGTGCAGATCATCAAATAAAAATTCGTGGATTCCGAATTGAATTAGGAGAAATAGAAGCAGTCATAATGAAGCACTCTAAAGTTGAGCAAGTAGCCGTTATTGTACGGGAAGATCAACCAGGGGATAAACGGTTAGTTTCTTATATCGTTGCATCAAATAATGAAGCGATTGATACGAATGAAATGCGTCAGTTTACTAGTGGTAGTTTACCAGATTATATGGTTCCATACGCTTTTGTAGTAGTAAATGAGTTACCTTTAACTCCAAACGGTAAATTAGATAGAAAGGCATTGCCAGCTCCAGAATTTATCGCATCATCTTCTAGTCGTGGTCCAAGAACACCGCAAGAAGAAATGTTATGTGACTTGTTTACAGAAGTGCTAAGTGTAACTCAAATTGGAATTGATGACGGATTCTTTGATCTTGGTGGTCATTCACTCCTTGCAGTACAGCTTATGAGCCGCATTAAAGAGGCGCTTGGAGTGGAACTAAACATTGGTACTTTATTTGCAGCACCGACTGTTGCAGGGTTAGCTGAAAGACTTGAGATGGGGAATGGTCAAAGTGCACTTGATGTGTTGCTGCCATTACGAGCAAGCGGAGAGCAATTACCACTATTTTGTGTACACCCAGCAGGTGGATTAAGTTGGTGCTATGCAGGACTTATGAAATCTTTAGGAACAGATTATCCAATCTATGGTGTCCAAGCACGTGGTATTGCTAAAAATGAAGAACTTCCAAAAAGTTTAGAGGAGATGGCGGCGGATTATTTAAAACACGTTCGTGAAGTACAGCCTCACGGACCATATCGTTTACTCGGTTGGTCGCTCGGAGGAAATGTTGTCCATGCAATGGCAGCGCAACTACAAAATGAAGGGGAAGAAGTAGAATTACTCGTTATGCTAGATTCTTACCCAGGTCACTTCCTACCGAATACAGAAGCGCCTACTGAAGAAGAAGCGTTAATCGCATTACTTGCTCTAGGTGGATATGATCCAGATAACATGGATGGTAAACCGCTTACGATGGAAAGTGCGGTTGAAATACTTCGTAAAGATGGAAGTGCATTAGCAAGTCTTGAAGAAGAGACTATTTTGAATTTGAAAGAAACATATGTAAATTCGGTAGGATTGTTAGGGAAATACGTACCGAAAGTTTATAACGGAGATATTTTATTCTTTAGATCCACTGTTATACCAGACTGGTTTGATCCTATCTCTCCAAATACGTGGCTAAATTATTTAGACGGGCAAATTGTGCAACATGATATTGATTGTAGGCATAAAGATTTATGTCAGCCGGGTCCGCTTACAGAAATCGGACAAGTACTGGCGAAATTTTTGCAAAATAAGAAAGGGGTAAGTACAGTATGA
- a CDS encoding MbtH family protein, whose translation MTNPFENDNYTYKVLKNEEGQYSLWPVFLDVPIGWNVVHEEASRKDCLQYVENNWEDLNPKSNQVGEKILVGKR comes from the coding sequence ATGACGAATCCGTTTGAAAATGATAATTACACATATAAAGTATTAAAAAATGAGGAGGGTCAGTATTCTCTCTGGCCTGTCTTTCTGGATGTACCTATTGGCTGGAATGTTGTACATGAAGAAGCTAGTAGGAAGGATTGTTTACAATATGTTGAAAATAACTGGGAAGATTTGAATCCAAAAAGTAATCAAGTTGGCGAAAAAATATTAGTAGGAAAACGATAA
- a CDS encoding MDR family MFS transporter, translating to MKVKINPKVVVSIVYITAMFMAAMDATIVNVALQTISKELQVPPSAMGTVNVGYLVSLAIFLPVSGWLGDRFGTKRVFLTALFVFTTASALCGIANDITSLNIFRIMQGVGGGLLTPVGMAMLFRTFSPEERPKISRFIVLPIAVAPAVGPIIGGFFVDQMSWRWAFYINVPFGIVALLFGLLFLKEHIEKSAGRFDSLGFVLSAPGFAMLIYALSQGPSKGWVSPEIMSTGIVGIVCITLFIIVELRVKQPMLDLRLLKEPVFRKMSFISLFSSAGLLGMLFVFPLMYQNVIGVSALESGLTTFPEAIGLMISSQIVPWSYKNLGARKVISIGLICTAIIFVLLSFVNHDTNPWQIRALLFGIGIFLGQSVGAVQFSAFNNITPPSMGRATTIFNVQNRLGSAIGVAVLASILSGFGSNEIRNHAQSDFLPYQAALIGSAMFLLVALLFSLRISDKEVMSKKKEKMLSESKQQKALVNE from the coding sequence ATGAAGGTAAAAATAAATCCAAAAGTAGTTGTAAGTATCGTATATATAACAGCGATGTTTATGGCTGCGATGGATGCAACAATTGTGAATGTAGCACTACAAACGATAAGTAAAGAATTACAAGTGCCTCCATCTGCAATGGGGACGGTTAATGTTGGGTATTTAGTTAGCTTAGCTATTTTCCTTCCGGTTTCTGGTTGGTTAGGAGATCGCTTCGGTACGAAAAGAGTATTTCTAACTGCTCTTTTCGTATTTACAACTGCGTCTGCATTATGTGGAATAGCGAACGATATTACTTCATTGAATATTTTTCGTATCATGCAAGGTGTTGGTGGCGGACTTTTAACACCAGTTGGGATGGCGATGTTATTCCGAACATTTTCACCAGAGGAAAGGCCGAAAATTTCACGGTTTATTGTGTTGCCAATTGCTGTCGCACCGGCAGTAGGGCCGATTATTGGAGGTTTTTTTGTTGATCAAATGTCTTGGCGCTGGGCATTTTATATTAATGTACCGTTTGGAATCGTAGCGTTACTATTCGGTCTACTATTTTTAAAAGAACATATTGAAAAATCAGCTGGTCGCTTTGACTCTCTCGGTTTTGTTCTTTCAGCACCAGGATTTGCGATGCTAATCTATGCACTTAGTCAAGGACCATCAAAAGGCTGGGTTTCTCCAGAAATTATGAGTACTGGGATAGTTGGGATTGTATGCATTACGTTGTTCATCATTGTGGAACTTAGAGTAAAGCAACCGATGTTAGATTTACGTTTATTAAAAGAACCTGTCTTTAGAAAGATGAGTTTTATTTCATTGTTTTCATCAGCTGGTTTATTAGGGATGTTATTTGTTTTTCCACTTATGTATCAAAATGTAATAGGAGTGTCCGCACTGGAATCAGGTCTTACGACATTTCCAGAGGCGATTGGGTTAATGATATCGTCACAGATTGTGCCATGGTCATATAAGAACTTAGGAGCTCGAAAGGTAATTTCTATTGGATTAATTTGTACGGCGATTATCTTTGTTTTATTAAGTTTTGTAAATCACGATACGAATCCTTGGCAAATACGAGCATTATTGTTTGGTATAGGTATTTTCTTAGGTCAATCTGTTGGAGCAGTTCAATTTTCTGCATTTAACAATATCACGCCACCTTCTATGGGGAGAGCAACGACTATATTTAATGTGCAAAATCGATTAGGTTCAGCGATAGGAGTTGCTGTTTTAGCTAGCATATTATCTGGGTTTGGAAGTAATGAAATACGGAATCATGCACAGTCAGATTTCTTACCATATCAAGCCGCATTAATTGGATCAGCAATGTTTTTACTCGTAGCATTACTATTTTCTTTACGTATTTCTGACAAAGAGGTAATGTCAAAGAAGAAAGAAAAAATGTTATCCGAATCAAAACAACAGAAAGCACTTGTCAATGAATAA
- the sfp gene encoding 4'-phosphopantetheinyl transferase Sfp, producing the protein MIESKVVDSIPTLNENDCQIWWARISDLQSWHYNLLNDVEREKANSYHHSADRARFIIGCVISRLVLGKILSISPVQVPIDRMCPICKLQHGRPQLPEGMPQLSVSHSGEWVVVAFTKSAPVGVDVEQMNPNVEVMKMAEGVLTDFEIAQVMKLPNEQKIEGFLTYWTRKEAVLKATGEGLMISPEHITVSAPNDPPNLLVFKDRQELVENTMMEDIRPSVDYMASIAIFSKEVTEITQLDAVALLNYK; encoded by the coding sequence ATGATAGAAAGTAAAGTTGTAGATTCTATACCAACTTTGAATGAGAATGATTGTCAAATATGGTGGGCAAGAATTTCAGATTTGCAATCATGGCATTACAATTTACTAAATGATGTTGAACGGGAGAAAGCAAATTCATATCATCATTCGGCGGATCGTGCCCGTTTTATAATAGGTTGTGTAATTAGTAGATTAGTTCTAGGGAAAATTCTTTCTATTTCACCTGTTCAAGTGCCGATTGATCGAATGTGCCCAATATGTAAGTTACAACATGGCAGACCACAATTACCAGAAGGAATGCCGCAGTTATCTGTTTCACATTCAGGTGAGTGGGTTGTTGTTGCATTTACAAAGTCTGCACCTGTAGGCGTTGATGTTGAACAAATGAATCCAAATGTAGAAGTTATGAAAATGGCAGAGGGCGTATTAACAGACTTTGAAATCGCGCAAGTTATGAAATTACCTAATGAACAGAAAATAGAAGGTTTTTTAACATATTGGACTCGAAAAGAGGCAGTGTTAAAAGCGACAGGTGAAGGACTAATGATTTCACCAGAACATATTACTGTATCAGCTCCAAATGATCCTCCGAATTTGTTGGTCTTTAAGGATAGACAGGAGTTAGTAGAAAATACAATGATGGAAGATATAAGGCCAAGTGTAGATTATATGGCTTCAATTGCAATATTTAGTAAAGAAGTAACTGAAATTACACAGTTAGACGCAGTAGCGCTTTTAAATTATAAATAA
- a CDS encoding chorismate pyruvate-lyase family protein, whose translation MLVAENRTNEFTYNVQAIKNILFSGDTSSIHALERLLNDTVQFDVLEQELLDRQYIPKEAKNFFDKNGTFLYRVSNVSYKGKVLSENLIFADTSFLPDTIKSELESENIPVEKLIEKMEVRRNVLYEGYQPSGNIIELFDGCSVTANVYPTRKYQIVSNCKCIFYICEVYHAENIKNLLK comes from the coding sequence ATGTTAGTAGCGGAAAATAGAACAAATGAATTCACTTATAATGTACAGGCAATTAAAAATATTTTATTTTCTGGAGATACATCATCTATTCATGCTTTAGAAAGGCTTTTGAATGATACAGTTCAGTTTGATGTCCTCGAACAAGAGTTACTTGATAGACAGTATATCCCGAAAGAAGCAAAGAATTTCTTTGATAAAAACGGAACATTTCTTTATCGTGTATCGAATGTTAGTTATAAAGGAAAAGTGCTATCTGAAAATCTCATTTTTGCGGACACTTCGTTTTTACCAGATACAATTAAGAGTGAATTAGAGAGTGAAAACATTCCAGTTGAAAAACTTATAGAAAAGATGGAGGTAAGAAGAAATGTATTATACGAAGGATATCAGCCATCTGGGAATATTATTGAATTGTTTGATGGATGCTCTGTTACGGCGAATGTGTATCCAACTAGAAAATATCAAATTGTAAGTAATTGCAAATGTATATTTTATATTTGTGAAGTGTATCATGCAGAGAATATAAAAAATCTGCTTAAATAA
- a CDS encoding HU family DNA-binding protein has protein sequence MNKTELIKNVAQSADISQKDASAAVQSVFDTIATALQSGDKVQLIGFGTFEVRERSARTGRNPQTGEEIQIAAGKVPAFKAGKELKEAVK, from the coding sequence ATGAACAAAACAGAATTAATTAAAAACGTAGCACAATCAGCTGATATTTCTCAAAAAGACGCTTCTGCAGCTGTACAATCCGTATTTGACACAATTGCTACTGCATTACAATCTGGTGATAAAGTTCAATTAATCGGCTTTGGAACTTTTGAAGTGCGCGAAAGATCAGCTCGTACAGGGCGTAATCCCCAAACTGGCGAAGAAATCCAAATCGCTGCTGGTAAAGTTCCAGCATTTAAAGCAGGTAAAGAGTTAAAAGAAGCTGTTAAATAA